The Natranaerobius trueperi region AAAAGGTACATGAGATACAGAATGGCTTTCAACTTTTATACCCGCTTCTTCTAATTCTAAAAGCTCATCATCAGTTAAAAAGTCATATCCCTCATCTGATAATTGATTAATTCTTTCAGTTATCATAAATAATGTAGCATCAAAATTATATTCTTCTAATAAGGGAAAAGCCTTCGTATAGGTACTTCTATAACCATCATCAATTGTAATTAGTACCGGACGTTTAGGTAGATGATCATCATCTCCGGTTTCTACAAAAGTTATTACATCATCAACATCTATAGATTCAAAATTATGCTCTTTCAGAAATTTTAACTGTTCTTCAAAGTCATCTGGTGTAATAGTTGCGCTTGTCTGTGGATCATCAGAAAAATGATGATACATAAGTACTGGTATTTTAATATCATGATTTTTATCTTCAACTTGTTCAGTTGAATTATCATCAGTTAAGATTAGTCCACTACCTATTACTAACAAAGCGATTAATAAACCGCTTAAAAGCCACCATCTCATATTATTCCTCCTTACAACAACCCTTCTTGTTTTAGAGTTCTAGTTAGTCCATCAGTGAGAGAATATCTAGCTGTAAACCCTAATACTTCGTTTGCTTTATGAGAACTAAAAAGGCTACGCTTGATATCTCCAGGCCTTTCATCTTGATAGCTATACTTAAGGTTCATTTTAGTAAGTCTACCTATGGTTTGAAACAGTTCATTAATAGAAATTTCACTACCATAACCAATATTAAATACTTCACCACTACCATGATTTAGGGCAAGTAAATTAGCCATAGCAGCATCTTCAACATATACAAAATCTCTAGTTTGGTTCCCATCACCATGTATCTGTAAAGTTTCATCTCTTTTTATTGCATCTAAAAATACTGCTACTACACCACCATCTGCTCCTGGCAGTTGCCCTGGTCCATAAACATTAGCATAACGTAGGACTGTATAATCTAACCCAAAGTTTTCATAATAACTTCTTAAATAACTTTCAAAGGTATATTTACTAATTCCATAAGGTGATAATGGATTTTTAACATGCTCTTCTTTTAATGGTAACTCAACTGGGTTACCATAAACTGCAGCGCTAGAAGCATACACTACTTTTTTAGTACCACACCGTACTGCTTCTTGTAAGACACGTAAACCACCAAGTAAGTTAATCTTCGCATCTTTATCTGGTGCTTCTAAAGATTTACTTACACTTACCTGAGCTGCCATATGAATTACCCATTTAGGTGATTCATCAAAAAATATATCAGATAAGTCTTCTGTAACAGATCTTTTATAGAAAATTGCTTCTGTTGGAATATTATCAATTAACCCAGTAGAAAGATCATCTAATATCACAACCCGGTAACCTTCTTTTAATAATAATCGTGAAACATTTGAACCGATAAAGCCGGCTCCCCCTGTAATCAGTACAGTCATAAATATCCTCCCGTTCTTAATTACACATATTCTTGATATAGTTCTAAAGTTTTAGATACCACTTTTGAAAAATGGTAAGATTCATTTACTTTTATTTTCGCATTCTTTGAGATATATTCACTCAAATCTTTTGATTCAAAGATTCTAGTTAATGAATCAGTTATTTTCTCTGAATCTTCTTTAGGTATTAATAACCCATTTTCGTTATCATCTATTAATTCAAATACTCCACCTACTTCAGTTGCAATGATTGGGACACCAGCTGACATAACTTCGAGTAGTATTATTGGAAGCCCTTCCATAAGTGAAGATAAAACAAATACATCTGCTAATTTTAATAATTTAGCTACATCTGTACGATAACCCGTAAATATAACTTGATCTCTAATTGATAAATCACTTGCTAATTGTTGTAGATTCTTTAGTTCAGGTCCATCCCCTACTAATATTAGATAATACGGCTCATTAGTTTTTTTAGATTCTAAAAACTGTTTAAATCCTTTTAGTAGAT contains the following coding sequences:
- a CDS encoding polysaccharide deacetylase family protein, with amino-acid sequence MRWWLLSGLLIALLVIGSGLILTDDNSTEQVEDKNHDIKIPVLMYHHFSDDPQTSATITPDDFEEQLKFLKEHNFESIDVDDVITFVETGDDDHLPKRPVLITIDDGYRSTYTKAFPLLEEYNFDATLFMITERINQLSDEGYDFLTDDELLELEEAGIKVESHSVSHVPFTERKEDEQDHEWRNRIQNELEESKEVLEQLLERKVNYFAYPFGAWDTQIENWVVDAEYEGTFLVREGYVTEESHPQRLFRFGVTKDMTLDEFKSIFEPLLDEEEMN
- a CDS encoding NAD-dependent epimerase/dehydratase family protein, producing the protein MTVLITGGAGFIGSNVSRLLLKEGYRVVILDDLSTGLIDNIPTEAIFYKRSVTEDLSDIFFDESPKWVIHMAAQVSVSKSLEAPDKDAKINLLGGLRVLQEAVRCGTKKVVYASSAAVYGNPVELPLKEEHVKNPLSPYGISKYTFESYLRSYYENFGLDYTVLRYANVYGPGQLPGADGGVVAVFLDAIKRDETLQIHGDGNQTRDFVYVEDAAMANLLALNHGSGEVFNIGYGSEISINELFQTIGRLTKMNLKYSYQDERPGDIKRSLFSSHKANEVLGFTARYSLTDGLTRTLKQEGLL